Proteins encoded in a region of the Natrarchaeobius halalkaliphilus genome:
- a CDS encoding alpha/beta hydrolase encodes MSQQMDPQMETVIDEIEEMGLPNWHAMSIQCARRIEDDVFSRGEGATVKSVRDFEIEGKGRPIPIRVYHPGVENPPTLVFYHGGGWTLGTLDSADNICRELASRSDCLVISVDYRLAPDHPFPAALNDAFSALTWAANHANEFGADPDRVGVAGTSAGGNLAAAVALRTREADVSLGGQFLLYPITDVVRGTESYTEHADEPLLTRRDMEWFWEQYLEDPVQKYNPLAAVGRVADPSGVASAVVLTAGFDVLRDDGFEYVQKLLENDVPTTHEHYPTLAHGFLSVTDSVDEANEAMNQLADHIQSQLG; translated from the coding sequence ATGAGTCAGCAGATGGACCCGCAGATGGAGACCGTCATTGACGAGATTGAAGAGATGGGGTTACCAAACTGGCACGCGATGTCAATACAGTGTGCTCGGAGAATCGAAGATGACGTCTTCTCTCGTGGCGAGGGAGCGACAGTGAAGTCAGTCCGTGACTTCGAGATAGAGGGAAAGGGCAGACCGATTCCGATTCGCGTCTACCATCCCGGCGTCGAAAACCCGCCGACTCTCGTCTTTTATCACGGCGGTGGATGGACCCTCGGCACGCTTGATTCGGCAGATAACATCTGTCGCGAACTTGCAAGTAGGAGTGATTGCCTTGTCATTTCGGTCGATTACCGTCTCGCGCCAGATCACCCGTTTCCTGCGGCGCTCAACGATGCGTTTTCCGCACTTACTTGGGCAGCGAACCATGCGAACGAGTTCGGTGCCGACCCAGACAGAGTGGGTGTAGCTGGAACAAGTGCTGGTGGGAATCTTGCCGCTGCGGTTGCGCTTCGCACTCGAGAAGCAGACGTCTCCCTTGGCGGGCAGTTCCTGTTGTATCCGATTACAGATGTCGTTCGTGGGACGGAGTCATACACCGAGCATGCTGATGAGCCACTGCTCACTCGCCGAGATATGGAATGGTTCTGGGAGCAATATCTCGAGGACCCGGTCCAAAAGTACAATCCGCTCGCGGCGGTTGGGCGCGTGGCTGATCCGTCCGGTGTTGCTTCTGCAGTAGTGCTAACGGCTGGCTTTGACGTGCTCAGAGACGATGGATTTGAATATGTTCAGAAACTTCTAGAAAACGACGTTCCAACAACCCACGAACACTATCCGACGCTTGCACACGGCTTTCTCAGCGTGACAGACTCCGTTGACGAGGCTAACGAAGCCATGAATCAATTAGCAGATCACATTCAATCGCAGCTCGGGTAA
- the pdxS gene encoding pyridoxal 5'-phosphate synthase lyase subunit PdxS: protein MSDPMELESLYQGTELIKRGFAKMQKGGVIMDVVSREQARIAEDAGAVAVMALEAVPADIRKRGGVSRMADPATVREIIGEVSIPVMGKSRIGHTKEAEILEAVGVDMVDESEVLTPADNSYHIEKHEFTAPFVCGARDLGEALRRIDEGAAMIRTKGEAGTGDVNQAVHHQRTIKGAIRELEGKSAEERTAWARENDAPAELVHETAEMGRLPVVNFAAGGIATPADAALMMDHGCDGIFVGSGIFGAEDPEAMAEAIVAAVNNWNDPEVLAEITDGVGQGMKGDANVDLPKEEKIQERGV, encoded by the coding sequence ATGTCGGATCCAATGGAATTAGAGAGCCTGTATCAGGGAACAGAACTCATCAAACGCGGTTTCGCCAAAATGCAGAAAGGTGGGGTCATCATGGACGTCGTTTCTCGTGAGCAGGCCAGAATCGCCGAAGACGCCGGAGCGGTTGCCGTAATGGCGCTCGAGGCAGTACCAGCAGATATCCGCAAGCGCGGTGGCGTCTCTCGAATGGCGGATCCAGCGACTGTCCGTGAAATCATCGGTGAGGTTTCTATTCCGGTTATGGGAAAATCCCGAATCGGCCATACGAAAGAAGCCGAGATTCTCGAGGCCGTGGGCGTCGATATGGTCGACGAAAGTGAAGTACTTACACCTGCAGACAACAGCTACCATATCGAAAAACACGAGTTTACTGCTCCCTTCGTCTGTGGCGCTCGCGACCTCGGTGAAGCACTTCGACGGATCGACGAAGGGGCGGCAATGATCCGAACAAAGGGGGAAGCGGGAACAGGCGATGTGAATCAGGCTGTTCATCACCAGCGTACTATCAAAGGAGCCATTCGGGAATTAGAAGGAAAAAGCGCCGAAGAACGCACTGCCTGGGCTCGAGAAAACGACGCTCCCGCGGAGTTAGTACACGAAACAGCAGAAATGGGCCGGCTCCCAGTTGTGAATTTTGCCGCCGGTGGAATCGCGACACCAGCAGATGCTGCATTGATGATGGATCATGGTTGTGACGGTATTTTCGTCGGGAGCGGTATTTTTGGAGCCGAAGATCCTGAAGCGATGGCCGAAGCGATTGTGGCTGCAGTCAACAACTGGAATGACCCCGAAGTACTAGCTGAAATAACTGATGGGGTCGGGCAAGGAATGAAAGGAGATGCGAATGTAGATCTTCCTAAGGAAGAAAAAATACAAGAGCGCGGTGTCTAG